gaatgacacagcctggaggtggggaaagcctaaggagcccatgtagtgtctaaATGGTACAGCTtgaaggtggctgcagcatgaggagaccattgaaatacaagaattttaaatggaaatctaagattttgaaattgaaattgaggattttgaaatggagcttttaactcccaagttttagtggcccaGGCCTGGCATGTGGGTAcagaggacctaatctaacaagaagtcccatgtcacatgtcagcactatgagagagcctggaggtggcatcagtaggaggagaccatatagtgtctgaatggcacagcctggagttggctgaagcatgaagagaccccagggcttcacaaaaattgtcagaataccacctgacattcaaaataataaaatgatagatacattctctgaagaaaaggatccttcattagatgacaatatgagtagtgtgtgttccagtgacattagctcatcagaggaacaggaaaacatgatgcaacttaattctgcaactgaagaaccacaacaagcaatgaacgacttaaagcctactggaactgaggaacttcaaaatggtaaatctaccacctgggatagtcagtcaattccaacagccggtggtcagtattcaCAGTTGCCTGTtcctgctagtccttggcaatattccttttattactggtctggtatcaacatgacaATAATGctaggagagtaactcaaggatagccacatgtttcctacaataaacagtcaatatatggagaccatatagtggctgaatgacacagcctggaggtggctgaagcatgaggagaccatatagtgtctgaatggcacagcctggaggtggcggcagatgaggagacaatagggcctcacaatctctcagaataaaagatgaattttgaaatttccattgaagatgtatggtacctagtgctgccataaacatatataggtaatgtcctaggcccagcagcatcactaaaccatgtagttgctgaatgacacagacaggagcagtcagcagcaggagtgcacaagagattgaaagatcaatgttgaaatctcaattaagcatgtatgtaagctagtgctaacatccaaaaatgtaaggcccaagcccagcagcatcactaagccaagtagttcctgaaacacacagcctggagcaggcatcagcaggagtttacaagagggcttcacaacccctaacattatgtttatgtagaaatctgtatagaagatgtatgttagctagtgctaacatcaaaaatttttaggcacaggcccagcagcatcactaaaccatatagttgctgaaacacacagcctggatcaggcagcagcagaagtacacaagagggcttaataacccctaacattaaaaggtgaatattgaaatatGAACAGAACGTGTATGTTAGCTAGAGCTATCATCCCAAAAATGTAGGCAcactcccagcagcatcagtaagccaagtagttcctgaaacacacagcctggatcaagcagcaggatgtgtacataagagggcttcacaacccctaacattaaaagatcaatgttgaaatctctattgagcaagtatgtttgctagtgctaccataacaaattgTAGATAATATCCAagacatcagaaaacaatatattggctgaatgacacagcctggagttggggaaagcataaggagcccatatagtgtctgaatggcacagcctgtaggtggctcaagcatgaggataccataatgtggctgaatggtacagcctggaggtggcatcaggagtcctgaaagtgaccctaatgcacgGAATTTCTGAaattggggaccagcaccttaattatgttttgcagtatccatggcagcacaatgagagagcctggaggtggcagcatcagcatgaggagaccatagagcagaacaattagagagcctggaagtggcagcatcagcatgaggagatcatatggcggcacaacaacagagcctggaggtggtagcatcagcatgaggagaccatatggtggcacaatgacagagcgcggaggtggtagcattagaatgaggagaccatagagtagcagaatgagagagactgaaggtggcagcatcagcatgaggagaccatattgcggcacaatgacagagcctggaggtggtagcaatagcatgaggagaccatagagcagcacaatgacagagtctggaagtggcagcagcagcatgagggccatgccaactgggttgagtgtgaggaacccactgttgaatgggggtgtcagatgtcacttgagatgaagtggatggccgagtgaaccgatcaatcatggctgctgggttgtggttgcgacacgactgctagctgacaccaggagctcagacctctcactgcaaCTCTGGCTGGCACACAcgcctactctgctgtgacctctgcctgtgcctgatgaatttagacactcctctgtgcacgtcctgggaatactcttcctgacatacttattgcgtatatgaggggagtacaatacgcttcactacacttaaaacagtatctgtctagaacagcagcaggtgtgtactattggctgtcctttcacagtatctaggcccttgacagattaacaagtacaaaatagtacactacttagatgtacgtatgcggtatgcactgatgagggcagaaaaatgcactacaatatgcctaaaaactcactattattttaaaacaccagccagtgagtacttttgcgtggactttcacagtaagtgaaagattaacaggtacaatatggtacactacttacatgtaggtatgtggtatgcacgtataatggcaaaaaaatgcgctacagtacacttggaaaacgtattttcataaaacaacagccagtgattagttttccctggcctttcactgtatgtaggcttgttacagattaacaggtacaaaaagtgcactacttagatgtaggtatgtggtatgcacgtatgagggcaaaaaatgcgctactgtacacttggaaaacatatttttgtaaaacaccagcccgtgagtactattgcttggactttcacagcatgtaggcccttgccagattaacaggtacaaaatggtacactacttagatgtacgtatgcggtatacactgatgagggcagaaaatgcgctgcaatacgcattaaaaactctctatttttgtaaaacaccagctggtgagtactattgcttggactttcacagtatgtaggcccttgacagattaacaggtacaatatggtacactacttagatgtaagtatgtggtatgcacgtatgagggcaaaaaaatgcgctacagtacacttggaaaacatattttcatgaaacaactgccagtgattagttttccctggcctttcactgtatgtaggcttgttacagattaacaggtacaaaaaagtgcactacttagatgtaggcatgtggtatgcacgtatgagggcaaaaaaatgcgctacagtacacttattttcataaaacactagccggtgattacttttgcctggactttcccagtatctagatttgttacagatacaaaatagtagactgctttgatgtaggtatgtggtatgcatgtatgagggtagaaaaatgcactacagtccactgaaagatttttttttgcacagcagcagtacacaaaagtgcagcaccacaaaaaaaaaattacactctgtcacagagtattaagaatggtgtgaaccgTCTACAGACTGTTATAAGCAGcaaatgatttcttgtggaataaATAAACAGAATTGCGCTAAAAAAataattcctgcctcctgtgatacggttcatgaagttaaggcagcttgttgatatgtatgaggcaacgaaaagctatctgcccctctctgataaaatgctgaataaagttactgggaggttaatggctggtgtaaaaatccttctcagtgagaacaagcaaagcactggactgctctctgtccacaacgctgatgtgactagcagtcgGCAGcggaacgctgcggtatgatcaattcagcttGTCTgggtaacacacagagacacgcagccctcctccctctctctgcagtgtatggcatgaaatgagcagcaaaatggctgccaattatatagggctgtgacatcacaggggtcaatgaatgctgaaaaggctgcatcctgcatgtgattcagggtcatcccacctacctcccttcacgccttgccttcccagcatcccctaccccatgtactgacatgtggatccgccattttaggtgtcctggagcctggaacgctgtaaaatggagtttaatgaaacgattcgcacaatagaattgcggcgatattctcatttgttgcaaatcgaataaatcctgaaattcgtaatgaattcgggttcttctgcttcgatttgctcatctctagacctTATACACATTGGGTTCCAGCTTTAGTTCCATGGCACCAAGTAAGGGAAGGTGATAAGCATATGGATGACTATTATTAGGGCCCACCAATTTCTGCAATGGAATACTGTCACATATATTTAAAAAGGTTTTTCTGCTTAATGTGcatgtaatattttattttagtatattttttgtgttttttttatttttttatatacaaaattCATTCACACCCTAAGGGACAGTTTCATATTTCTGCAACATGTCAGCCAGATAGGAATAGGTTCTTAAAAAGTTGTAAATTAAAGCATTAAACCATAATAACCTAAATACTTTATATGTATTTTTCACAATAGAAGTAATAAAAAGGATTTCCCTTTCAACCGTGATTTTTAAAGCTGGCAATTCACGTGAAGCGCTGGACGCTCCTTTATAGTGAAGTATCACAGAAACCTAAGCTGGATATGATAGATATAGATTTTTCTCGGCAGATTTTATTTATCTAGTGTCATTCTTttgtttaaagcagtgtttcccaaccatggtgcttccggctgttgcaaaactacaactcccagcatgcccggacagccgttggctgtccgggcatgctgggagttgtagttttgcagcagctggaggcaccctggtcaggaaacactggtctacattgACAAGTAGGCCAAACAGAGCTTCTGCCATTGGGTAGTACATTTCAACCTGTTTTATTGTAACATCTAAATGGTTACTCAGAAGGGCGGGTGTTAGACCGTCACACCCGGACTGAGTAGTCCTAGTgggagattggttgctatgggcaactggtcaactaatCAGattggaaaaatgaaagaagcaatctggttgctatgggcaactttgcctttccacaagtttaaccccttaaggacccactaactttgaagctctctgcttgtaaggaaaacagacattccaaataaattatctattgattcacaaatacaatggccctcatttactattgcaaacccgacatgttttgtcgggttgtgcgccagttttgggcgcattgcgcctgaaattctgtctgcgccagaatatgcgcctgaaattctgtctgcgcctgaaattgcgcccgaattgaaaaaaacccaactaactctccattttgcaaagaaaatccgaaaaggggtgtggctgtcgggaaaagggggcgtggtcacagaaaacgggcgtgttcccgacattttcacaaaatcccaacatatttactaaggtttccacataaaatgtggtggatttgagctgaggaaaaccctacagatcagagcatgtgtaaaaaaagcaaagtgtagggaaagtggaaaatgtagggaaaccttagtaaataccgtggaaaataaattgtagggaattaaaacccacaaagaaacctacacaacactcttagtaaataagggccaatatgtctactttatattttcattataaagttgacatgtttttacttttggaagacatcagagggcttcaaagttccgcagcaattttccaatttttcacaacattttcaaaatcagaatttttcagggaccagttcagtatttaagtggatttgaagggccttcatattagaaatacccaacaaatgaccgcattataaaaactgcacccctcaaagtatccaaaatcacattcagtaaatgtgttaaccctttaggtgtttcacaggaatagcagcaaagtgaaggagaaaattcaaaatcttcatttttcacactcgcatgttcttgtagacccagtttttgaatttctaccagtagtaataggagaaaaagtcccccaaaatttgtaacccaatttctctcgagtaaggaaatacctcatatgtgtatgtcaagtgttcggcgggcgcagtagagggatcagaagggaaggagcaacaatgggattttagagagtgaattttgctgaaatggtttttggggagattgtcgcatttaggaagcccctatggtgccagaacagcagaaaaccctcacatggcataccattttggaaacaacacccctcaaggtatgtaacaaaggggtccagtgagccataacacccccacaggtgtttgacgattttcgttaaagtcggatgtgtaaatgaaaaaaaataatttttttttcactaaagtgctcccccccccccccaaatttaccatttttacaaaaggtaatgggagaaaataccccctaaaatttgtaacccccatctcttctgagtatggaaataccccatgttaggacgtaaaatgctctgggggtgaactacaatgctcagaagtgtcccatttggcttttggaaagcaaattttgctgaaatggtttttggggggcatgtcgcatttaggaagcccctgtggtgccagaacagaaaaaaaaaaaaaaaacacatggcatactattttggaaactacaccccttaaggaatgtaacaaggggtacagtgagccttaacaccccacaggtgtttgacgacgttttgttaaagttggatgagtaaatgaaaaaaaaaattctcacaaaaatgcagttttcccccccaaattttacatttttacaaggggtaataggagaaaatgacccccaaaatgtgtaaccccatttcttctgagtatggaaataccccatgtgtggacgtcaagtgctctgctggcaaactacaatgctcagaagaggagagccattgagcttttggaaagataatttgtttggaatggtagtctggggccatgtgtgtttacaaagccccccgtggtgccagaacagtggaccccccctacatgtgaccccattttggaaactatacccctcacagaatttaataaggggtgcagtgagtatttacaccccactggtgtttcacagatctttggaacagtgggctgtgcaaatgaaaaatgacatttttcattttcacagaccactgttccaaaaatctgtcagacacctgtggggcgtaaatgctcacagcaccccttattacattatgtgaggggtgtagtttccaaaatggggtcatgtgggggggggggagatccattgttctggcactatgggggctttgtagttcgcccgcagagcactttacatccacatatggggtattttcttttggagttacaaattttgtcgggctttttttcctgttctcccttgtgaaaatgaaaaattttgggtaacaccagcattttagtgaaaaatttttggttttcattttcccatccaaatttaatgaaaattcttcaaacacctgtggggtgttaaggctcactataccccttgttacgttccgtgaagggtgtagtttccaaaatggtgtcacaacatgtgggtatttatttttcttgcgtttttgtcagaaccactgtaaaatcagtcacccctgtgcaaatcaccaatttaggcctcaaatgtacatagtgcgctctcaatcctgagccttgttgtgcgcccgcattgcattttacacccacatatggggcatttccatactcaggagaaattgcgttacaaattttgggggtctttttttgcttttacctcttgtgaaaataaaaagtatggggtaacaccagcatgttagtgtaaaaattaaaaaatgtttacactaacaggctggtgtagccccatacttttccatttcataagcggtaaaaggagaaaaaaaaaccaagtatggaaataccccatatgtggccctaaactgtttccttgaaatacgacagggctctgaagtgagagagcaccatgcgcatttgaggattacattaggaattgcatattggtggacattgggaatcactggcgtagaatacccctaacaggatgcctccagctgttgctaaactgccagcattcctggacagtcagtggctgtccagaaatgctgggagttgttgttttgcaacagctggaggctccattttggaaacactgccgtatgatacgtttttcatttttattgaggggacagtgtaaggggtgtatatgtagtgttttgccctttattatgtgtaagtgtagtgtagtgtttttagggtacattcgcactggcaggttacggtgagtttccctctaggagtttgcgctgcagcgaaaaatttgccgcagcccaaacttgaagcagaaaactcactgtaaactcgcccgtgtgaatgtaccctgtacattcacatatggggggggggggggcaaacctccagctgtttcaaaactacaacacccagcatgtactgacagactgtgcatgttgggagttgtacttttgcaacagctggaggcacactggttggaaaaccttcagttaggttgtattacctaactcagaattttccaaccagtgtgcccccagctgttgcaaaactacaactcccagcatgtactgatcgccggagggcatgctgggagatgtagttatgcaacagctggaggtacacaactacaactcccagcatgccgagacagctgtttgctgtttgggcatgctgggatttgcagttttgcaacatctggagggctacagtttagagaccactgcacagtgatcaccaaaccgtggacctccagatgttgcaaaactaaaaatcccagcatgcccagacagcaaactgctgtgtgggcatgctgggagttgtagttttgcaagatctaggagggccacaatttagagaccactgtatagtggtctcaaactgtagacctccagatgatgcgaggcaactcaccggcttccgtaggatccagggtccGCGTCGCAGTCCTCCTCTTCTGTCGATCCCTGCCACCGATCTCTTCCTGCTGCTGTTGCGGATCAgtaagtggactttggcgccGATCCTTTGAAGGGGGAAACCGAAAGAtaacccccccgatctgctattggtcgtcgctcctTGAAGAAATTTTCCTTTCTGGATCCTCTAATGCCATCCAGGTAAAGAAGATGAGAAAATCCTGAAAAAAATTCTGCAAGTTGCGAGACTGTTTATatcccaagtggaaaaagaaataaaaatgaattttcacataaaaGAAATCCATCCACAATTAACGTATCCCCAAggcacaggatagggcataagtagctgattgcagggggtccaacctctgggaccaggctctcagtgaggagcgcgtgctgCAGACGGAACGCTCACCAAAGGCGCACGTTCCGTCTACCGGGTCCTGTTCTTGAAATGGTGGGAGGTCTCAgtagtcggacccccgtgatcagctacttatcccctatactgcggAAAAGGGGATAAAGTTAATcattgctggagttctcctttaatactaGGCCCTGCAACATGAGCTACAGTAGAAGGAAACCTGCCTGGGTCCGTATTTACACACTTTCTGAAGTCACATCGTACCGTGTGGCTTTAAAAATATTGTGTGTAATGTGTTAATAAGTAACATGCTACTTGTCCTGGGAAGAATACAAGAagccataatatatatatttgtgtttttttttttttttttttattaaaaagagtCAAGGGTAATGCCAAAATATAAATTCTCTCTTGACCCAATATTTCATTTACAATGTACAATTCCACATGGGGGAAAGGATTAAAAACTAATAAGAGCCTTTAACACCAAATTACATTTCTATGCTCACCTGGCAgtactacaatttttttttttaggttaggtTTATGTGCGTAGGATGGGGCAAGTTCACTTTTAATCTAACGGTCATGAAGACAAGGAGTTAAAAAGGGAAACATACAACATTGTACAATAAAGTGTTCTTCTTGACTTTTATATTTAACTAGAAACGGTCATCATGCTGTAATTTTTGGAAGGACTGTGCCGCCCCATCCGAAGTGCATCTTTGCAGCTGGAGTGGGCCTCCAAAGGCATGCCTACTACTGCCGGCGACCCGTCGTACAATACGCAGATGGACCCGTCTTCTCCGATCCGATAGGAAACTTCGAACGGGTCGACCCACATGGTGAGCTCGCTGGGGAGAAGACGGAACAGTCTCTGGAGGCTGAGGCCGATATGTCCGGCCGCACGTCCTATCAAGGGGTCCATTTTGTGGTTGATTCGTAAACAGCGATACccagatcccctgcacggaatcTGAGGAAACCAGTGATGTTTATAATGATCTGTTGGAGACAAAGAGGAGAAGTAGgagtggggaggaggaggaggagagacgtGACGGGGGTTGGAGTTGAAAGGGGGTGGGAGAAAggaaggagagaaaaaaagagaaaaacaacaTTAGCAACTATTCATTACAATCCTCCGTCTATGTCTAAAAATGTATTTCGTAATATCCGATCACGTCGGAAGGCCACGCTTTTTATGGCTTATTTTGCTGCCAGATGTCTATATAGTAGTGAAATATAAAATGTACTACATACAAAGCCCCTTTGGATTAGGGGGATTTTTATTTGGATCGGTGGCCTTGTTCATTTCTTTGAATGAATATACAAATTGAGAAATAcagaaaacataaaaacatacaaaaaatatgtagaACCAAAACAAAACACGTTACGCACGAAAAACAATTTAAGAATGCAAAATTATATATTTAGCATTCTTTAGTTTTTTGtgtaatgttttttgttttctcatGCATTTTTTACttatgttttctatatatatatatatatatatatata
The sequence above is a segment of the Hyla sarda isolate aHylSar1 chromosome 6, aHylSar1.hap1, whole genome shotgun sequence genome. Coding sequences within it:
- the LOC130277541 gene encoding protein BTG1-like, whose product is MKTEISTAAAFITKLLKQSGLIEEKQLQQFCQSLQESMKDHYKHHWFPQIPCRGSGYRCLRINHKMDPLIGRAAGHIGLSLQRLFRLLPSELTMWVDPFEVSYRIGEDGSICVLYDGSPAVVGMPLEAHSSCKDALRMGRHSPSKNYSMMTVSS